CTCAGAGAAGAGGAGACCAGTTCCAGAGAGAGAAGAGTGCAATTTAAGAGGTTTAGGAGGTTAAACAAAGCAGATTATGTGGAGAGGACAGTGGAGTCCTAGGCTTTGGTGGAGTTTGGTTAAGGGATTGTGGGATATAAAGGCCTTCGTTTCTGCTCTAGGAACGTAGGTTCAAATTAGTGTTTCTCACTTATAGAAACATAACAAATGGTTCTCATCTTCctataacatttctttctttccttactgtAGGTCCTGATGTTTTTAGTTCCAAGAATCTTGCTCTTCAAGCCCAGAAGAAGATCTTGAGCAAAATAGCCAGCAAAACCATGGCAAACATGTTGATTGATGACACCAGCAGCGAGATCTTTGATGAGCTCTACAAAGTCACCAAAGAGCACACCCACAACAAGAAGGAAGCCCACAAGATCATGAAAGACTTGATCAAGGTGGCGGTCAAAATTGGAATCCTCTACCGGCACAACCAGTTCAGCCAGGAGGAGGTTGTTATCGTGGAGAAGCTCAGGAAGAAGCTAAACCAGACCGCCATGACCATCGTCAGCTTCTATGAGGTGGAATACACCTTTGATAGGAACGTGCTGTCCAAGCTCCTGCATGAGTGCAAGGACCTGGTGCATGAACTGGTGCAGCGACACCTGACGCCCAGAACCCACGGGCGCATCAACCACGTCTTCAACCACTTTGCCGATGTGGAGTTCCTCTCCACCCTTTATAGTCTGGATGGAGACTGTAGGCCCAACCTCAAGAGGATTTGCGAAGGAATCAACAAATTGCTAGATGAGAAAGTCCTCTGAATGCCTTCTCTCCTCCTGGACTTTGCTGAGTTCCGGTTCTAGCAGCCAGTGTGGTCCAGGTTAGAATCAAGACAACAGGACACCTTGTCGAAGATGCCCACGTTCTGCCCTATTTACCTGTCTGATACTGATGCCAGATTTCACTCAGGTGTGCTTATCCCCTGAGCTCACTGACCAGGTCTGTACTTTGAATCTCCTTGGTTGGCCAGCCCAAAGGACATTTCATCTATTCTAAGTGGAAGGCTGTTGTGCTCATCAACGTGAGCTCAGTTCATCTAGTGGAGCAGAAGGAGCCCTGGACCAGAAGTTGAAGGGCATGGATTTGGTTCCCAGCCTCACCAGTAGAGCCATCCTCGGGATCCCAGAACCATGatgcctgcctgcccacctcccagggctgctgtgaggtTCAATGCTTTTGAAAACTCTAACATAAGGTCTTGTTATTTTCTCTCTGGAGTGTGAGAGGGATCAACCTGGATCTAGACTACTAAgcagcagagaagaaaagaataatagcATCTAGTGGGCTGGGTTTACAGTCTGTCTCTAGACGTGCTGTTTCAAACATAAATGAATACAAAAGTGTGAAAAAGCAGAGCTGCAAATTGGAAAGATGTTTTCCAAGAGCTGTATTTTTTAGGCCATAGATGCGGGTTTATGATCCTGCAGAGGGAGGCTTTCCAGTGGGTTGGGGGTGTGGAGAGAGTTGCCCCCTCCTGACGCAGGGGCAGAAAACTATGCTCCCTTTAGACCTGGCCTCCCCCTCTGAGGGGCGCCATCCTCGAGGTGCAGGAGGGCACACAGAATGGACCCCGATCCATCTCACCTGGCCGTTCACAGTCACTTTGCGCTAATTTCTTTGGTTCATTAATAAATTGAAAACTACCCTTCAAACAAGAGGTTTTGGAGTTGTGATTCCAAAGTCAAATACCTGGGAATTAGGTACAGTGTTAAGAACAATGGGATGGAAAGGCAGACAGTGACAAGCAAGAGCTGCACACTCAGACCCTGGGGGGCAGTGGGCGGGCAGGAAGGGTGGGCACGGGCTGCTGGCTCAAGAACATGTGGCCGCCTTCAGTCCCACTGGCTCCCAGCCTCGCTTTCACACTGTGACTTCTGACATATTTTTACCAACTCTCAACAAACATCAGGACATGGTATTTACTGCCTTCTCATGTTGTCTGTAGGACATGGCGTTAGAAGACTTGCTCTTCCTGCATCACCTCCCATCCTACTCTGCTGCTTATAGCTGATGATAATAGCAAAATACCACATTAGCTCGGCCCATGGCTCATCCCATTAGAAGACAGTTTGTGGGAGGCTATGGAATGACATCCTGTGAGCCTCCGGTTGCCATTCAGCCTCAGCTGGCTCCTATGTCAACATCAGTGCAATGCAAACCACCAAGTTCTTCAGCTTCCAGCACTCGAAAGTAGTTAATAGGAGGGGCGCCTTGGTAGCTctatggttgagcatctgcctttggctcaggtcatgatcccagggtcttgggattagGCTTCCtgttcagaggggagtctgctcatccctcccccccccacaaaaaaaaaaaaaaaaacatgcttagtcatgctgtctctctcaaataagttttaaaacataaaataaaaattagttcctAGGAAGGATATCCAGTAAGGAATAGGGAACAGGTAAGTCAGCCGCAGCATCTCCTTGCAGACCTGAGGCCTGAATCTTGATGCCCTGTGCACATATGGGCTGAGGTGGTCGTTATGGCAATGGAAGCTCAGGTGGCAggcttcttccttcccaattgCCGACCAGGCAGCAAGCAGCCCAGCAATAGCTGAATTTTCACATAGAGCCTTCGATGCCTGCCTTGGTATAGTCATCTGATTAAGGACTGCTTTCTAGTTTCAGGGATAGTTCTAGAAGCAGCAggtctttttttcacttttttttcaccTACCCAGAGAATTCAGACCTACCAGGAATGGATGGCACTGTGTTCTGTTCATCTGAGACACAGTAGGGAAGAAGGCAGGGTCCCCAGATGCTCCCCACTCTGCAGGCCACCACACACATCAGTTTCTGATGGTCCATGAGTCCCTAAGGAAACTGGGTCGTCCTTGTTCTtgtcagagaaggacaagcacTTTTACCACAGCGAGTGTAAAAGCAGGGTATAGACCAAAATGTGTTCTACTGCCCTAGACCTCCCTACTGAGGTGGCCAAGGGGCTCTCTACTGCATGGCCAGTTGGGTGTATCTCAAGCTTATCAACAGTAGCCAAGGggaactgagctacctaggcaaaAATAACCCACACACAACTCTAAAAATAGCCCAAACCAATCCCATGTGTACGTTTTAAACATAGCATTGGCATATAAACTCAAGTGATTACCAAGTTTCATCAACCAACTGAAAAGCTTACAAATTTCAAACACTTTACATAACAAACTAgtgaaccaaaaaaagaaatgcattattGGTTTATCCTAAGGACTCTAACCATATCACTCCATGGCCCTGaaaggctgttttgttttttaagttttttttttaaatatttatctattcatgaaagacacagaggcagagacacaggtgaagggagaagcagactccctgcggggatcccaatgtgggacttgatcccaggaccctgggatcacgacctgagctaaaggcaaacactcaaccactgaaagACTGTTTTGcctggacaaaaaaaaatgaccagCAGATGCTAGATGCTTTCCAAAATAGGACTCTAGATGTGCATTTGTGCTCAGACCGCTACAAAATTTTCGAAACTGAGAACCCATAAAAGCAAAGTTAGAATATCTACATTCAGGTGGcaccaaaaagaaaaccaatcccAAGAGAAGCAACAGTGCAGAATCGCCCAATTGATCCAGCCCCACATGCACTACAGAGAGCAATGCCTGCCTCAGCAGTCACAGACAGCACTCATTCTTTAAGAGTGGGGTTGGCAGGAGCAGTCTGCCTTAGTCATCTGGAAACATCCCTAGGTCTTCAGCCATCTGTGAGCACTCAGGTCGGTCCCCTGGGAGGACAGCAGACTTGTGCTGAAATCCCTACCCCATCCCTGGTTATGTGTCCTTCCTCAGGCATCTGAGCCCTACAGAAACACATTTCCTGCCGGCTGTGCCTGCCGTGAGTTTGTGTCACCCTTCCTCCCCGTGTTTGCATCTGTGAGTCTTGACACCCTCAGCAACTCCAGGTCCCTTCTCAGtgacaaatcaaaatgaaaagacttCTCCATCTGTGCTTCTTCTCTGAACTCCCATCTCCCCCATCTGTACATTTTTCAGAAGCAAATCAGTACATTCACTGGCTACTCAATGAACTtcttatatctatattttttaaaaaagaaacttggggtgcctgggtagctcaggccATGTTCCTGGCATCGAGCCCTAATTGATTGAgcccctgcttagcagggagtctacttctccctctgcccacaccccACCCTGCCTTGCGTTCTCTTTCATAAGCTTTAAAAATCTCAAACCAGGCCTGCATGCCCTCAGCCTTATTatccttggggggtgggggttgattTTAATTCAACAGTCTCAGGTGTCAAGAGCATACCTAATTGTTGAAAATTCCAGGTCAGCTAACTTTGGCTATGAAGACATTGCATTAGCAGGAGTTGACCAATAATGGACAAGGACATTGACAACAGAGTCATGAATCAGATGAATCTCAACTCCAAATTGTGTGGCCAGTTTTCCCTAGTTAGTCTGCGGGGGCACAGGGCAGACCCACCTCCTGCTCTTTCCTTAGAGGGAGGTCTTTTTTGTTAGGGGGAAGATTCTTCTTCAACTCATTCCTCAAAATGGCATCTAGAAATCCCCAAGATTTCTGgtaggggtgtgggggtgtggcaGGGAAAGATGGGGTGGTAGCATGGGAGAGGGAAGAGACCATGAGTTCTAAAGGGAGgtttggatttttgtttcattcttgcacctttttttttttttaaatagcatcaaTATAAGTACCTTCTGAATCTTGTGGGGATGAGACTTTATAGCTGGATGATCCCACCTCACCTCAGGGTCTGagcttctctttttgtttccagCATTGTTCATGCTGAATGATCAACTCAAGTGAAAGAATTTAACTGGATGTATTTTTGCAATAGGTTGGGTCTGTAGGTCTTTGGGGTCCATGGGTTTCCAATTTTGAGAAATGTAAACATATGAAAGTGTAGGCTTGCAGAGAACGAATGTCACCTTGCCCTTGATGGTGACTTTCAACAGTTGAGGGACACACAGGCCTCCtgcagaaagaggcagactcCTACATGGCCTGGCAATCCTAGTAATGAAACTCAAAGGTACAAGAGAAGCCATCACTAGAGACTCTGTACTGTTCCCTCTGAGGAAGGGAACAGGAAAAACCTTGCAGAGAAGAGAAGTTGCCTGTACCCACTCACATTCTATCCCAGTGCCAGTTTTACTAGAGTACAGAATCCCAGGCATGAAGAGGATGTGTGGTTCTGGGATCCCAGGAGCTAATTCCTTGGCTGAACTTAAGAATAAGGCACATGGCATTCAGGTACTGGTGTCACTGAATTCCTCCACACCCAGAAGGAAGAACCAGCCAGAGTAAGTGATCTCTCACAGCCCACCCCAACAGCCCCTCAGCACTGCTACTAACCTGTCAtttcccctccccatccttcttTTGCAGTGCTGGGGCAGATCTCTACAGAGTAGGGGTCCCGGCCACCCACCCAGGCAGCCAGGGCGTGGGCAGCCAGGCCCGCCAGGCCCCCCAGGCCATGGTATAAAGCTCCTCCTTGCCGACTGCCAAAGCCCTTCTGGACCAGTTCCTAGGACAAGAGAGTCTGGGGTTTGGCTCCCAAGGAGGGGCTGGATGGAAGCCAGCGCTTGGCACGGAGCGAATGCTGGAGGCTAGCCGGGGAGCGGCAATTCGTTATGTTGTGGAGGGAGAAAAGCAACTCTTCCAGGCTCTGTCACTGGGaaggaggggcctgggggctggttCTCTGTGTGACTGAGCTCCTTCCACCTCCCAGAGCTGCGTTTCTCCAACAAAAGGGTCTTACTCCTTCAGTGGTGGCATGGGGCATGGGTGTTTTGTGGATCAGACACAGCTACAACTTGATTTTAGAACTAGatggtagaaaagaaaaaaaaaaaaaaaagaactagatggtagggggcgcctgggtggctcagtccgttaagcatctgccctgggcttgggtcatgaccccagggtcctaggatccagccccgcatctgggcttcctgctcagtggggagtcagcttctacctctccctctgcccctaacccccTGCTTGAGCTcgctcatgctctatctcaaataaataaacaaacaaacaaataagtaagtaagtaagtaaataaataaataaattaattaattaattaattaattaaatcttaaaaaaaagaaaaatagactgtGGGTTTGGCTTTGGGGAGACAGGTACTTGGAGGTTTTTCTCTGTGGCTTTCATAGGCAGTGCAAAGCATAGAACATGGGACAAGCCATGAGTCAGAAGGTTTAGTCTCAGTTCACCTGCTACCTGTGGTTTCCTTGCACGTCACCTCCCTCAGGCTGTGAAcacagacagagccacccaagaTCTCTAAGAATCCTTCTAGCTCAGAGTTCTGTGTTCTGAGCATCGTAGGAGAGAAGCtctaggcattttttttccttgtatggTTCTTAGAAGGGAAACTATTCATTAGTTAAATGAAGCAATAGCTCCAAGTAGACTGAGAAATGACTCCTCAATGATCCCCTTTAGAACTCTGGATCATAGATAGAAGTTCATGATTTTAGAGGGGAAAAGCTTTAAGCTAGAAAATGCAGGCTAAAATTCAGACtccaggggtgctggggtggcacagttggttaggcgtctgacccttggttctggctcaagtcatgatctcaggggccagGGAACCGGCTCACACCAGactccacacttagcatggagtctgcttgagattctctatctccctctccctctgccccttccactcatACTGTCTCAATCTCTCAATCTTCccctatctctctcaaataaataaaatc
This portion of the Vulpes lagopus strain Blue_001 chromosome 2, ASM1834538v1, whole genome shotgun sequence genome encodes:
- the TNFAIP8L3 gene encoding tumor necrosis factor alpha-induced protein 8-like protein 3 isoform X1 is translated as MDSDSGEQSEGEPVTAAGPDVFSSKNLALQAQKKILSKIASKTMANMLIDDTSSEIFDELYKVTKEHTHNKKEAHKIMKDLIKVAVKIGILYRHNQFSQEEVVIVEKLRKKLNQTAMTIVSFYEVEYTFDRNVLSKLLHECKDLVHELVQRHLTPRTHGRINHVFNHFADVEFLSTLYSLDGDCRPNLKRICEGINKLLDEKVL
- the TNFAIP8L3 gene encoding tumor necrosis factor alpha-induced protein 8-like protein 3 isoform X2, which translates into the protein MIPPRPRGSQPGPDVFSSKNLALQAQKKILSKIASKTMANMLIDDTSSEIFDELYKVTKEHTHNKKEAHKIMKDLIKVAVKIGILYRHNQFSQEEVVIVEKLRKKLNQTAMTIVSFYEVEYTFDRNVLSKLLHECKDLVHELVQRHLTPRTHGRINHVFNHFADVEFLSTLYSLDGDCRPNLKRICEGINKLLDEKVL